cctccccatcagccccagggtTGGAGGCTGGACATTGCCTGAGGATATGTAGGACAGTGACGCTccttgcccctctgctctggtccGCGATATCCTAATCCCCATCTGCTCTCCAGGACAGCAGAAGaatcctgctcctggggctcctcaggcagctcctgctccccggTGACAGAACAGCCTGCCCTGAGCTGGTGCAGCCAGAAAGATGGTTTTCTTTCTCGTTCATTCCTGCTCCACACACgcagcctgccctgctcttccCTTGGGATGTCCCTGTTCCCCAGAGAGCCTTTTCCCAGGTGAATGCACCTGTGCTGGCCTGGCCAGCTGTTCCTGGCCCCCTTTCCtgagctccctgcagggccctgagctggtgctgctgctctgcagagcaaggtgGCTGTGGTGCCCTGAGACCGTGGGGTGACTATGGATTGGCTGTGCTGGTCAAGCTGGATGCAGATCTAGAGGGGCGGGGATCCTTGCCCGTAAGAACTCTCGCCGCAGGTTGTGGCAGGTGCTCAGAGCATTTTGAAACAGGGCATTTCAAAAGGTCACAGTGTGTTCAGATGTGTCCCTAGATCCAGGCCATGGCTCTTCATTGAAGGTGGTATGAATCGCACTCCAGGCTCCCTTCCCTGCACCTGCTGTGCCTCCCCTGCCTCTCTTGGGATTGCAGAGCCAACACTAGCCTGTGTATTCTTTACCAAGTGGCTCCACTTGGCTTTTTGAAGTTGCATTTGCTGCCCACCCTCAGGCACAGGGTGTCTGTAAatgtcctctcttctctcctggtGGAAGACAGGATGATGGGCAACTGCCAGCAGCCCTCTCACATGTGGGACAGTCGCAAGCAGAAGCATCCTGAccattcaccatctccaggggCACTGCACACCCACAACTGAGAGCTGACACATCCCCCTGTGAGCTTGTCCCCATGAGCCCATGGAGAACCCAAGCACAGCATCAGGCCATTTTGGAGTGCAGTTCCCTGTGGGTATTCCTGACTCCAGCTACAGAAAGAAGATCTCAGTCTTTGGACAATGCACTGAGGACATCTCCTTTTCTTAGAGGCTACGTAGTGATCGACACATTCAATGGAGGCCTTTGGGTCAGATGGACTGGGTTGGTGCCACTGGAGAAGCGGGATAAATTCAATTGTTCGTGTACAGATACAACAATCACTGGAAAATGCCAAAAGCACAGAAGCTGCCCAAGAAGAATTGGCAATTACTTGTAAAGAGAGACGGGCGGCTTAGTCCTGCTGAAATATGACCAAGTGAATCAGTttcttcagggcatccttgagctcccggttcctcatgctgtGGATGAGGGCGTTCACTGTTGGAGGCAGCACTGAGTACAGAAGTGccaccagcaggtccagggaaggggaggagagggaggggggcttcaggtaggcaaacatggcagtaCTGGCAAAGAGAGAAACCACGGTcgggtgagggaggcacgtggaaaaggctttgtgccgtccatGCTGCaagggcatcctcagcacagccctgaagatctgcacatggGACAGCACAATGGAAACAAAGCAGCCAAAGACTAAACGAAGACTAAATACAAGGACCCCAACCtccctgaggtaggagtctgagcaggagagcctgAGGATCTGGGGGACTTcccagaagaactggtccagagCATTGCCATGGCAGAGTGGTAGCGAAAAGgtattggcagtgtgcaggaCAGAATTGAGAAAActactgccccaggcagctgctgccattttgAAACAAGCTCTGCTGCTCATGAAGGTGCTGTAGTGCAGGGcgttgcagatggcaacgtagcggtcataggccatgacagtgagaaggaAATACTCTGCTCCAagcaagaagaagagaaagaagacttgGGCAGCTCCTCCCCCATAGGAGATGGTCCTgttgtcccagagggagttggccatggatTTCGGGAGAGTGTTGGAGAGAGaaccaggtcgaggagggcgaggttgaggaggaagaaatacatgggagtgtggaggcggtggtcacaggctacggcagtgatgatgaggccattgcccaggagggcagccaggtagatggccaggaagagccagaagtgcaagagctgcagctcccgcgtgtctgcaaatgccagcaggaggaaatcAGCCACAGAGCTGCTGTTAGACCTCTGGTGCCTCTTGGCACAGGGTCGTGTCCAATGAGGAAGAGAGTGACAAGTTAGGGTAGACTTTTCCGAGGAAAACCTACTTTGTTTGTTATAGAAATCCCTGACAATGCCTCTGTCTTTTCAGTAATGCCTTGGTGTGGCTCCCTTTTCCTTGAGCTGTGGCTGGTACCGGCTGAGgttggcaggagagcaggggctCTGCTGAGGTCCCTGGAAAAGTCACGTCTGCCCTGCAGCAATTGTTAAATAGGAACACGGGGTGATTTCAGATTAAGTGTGATTTTCAGGTTAAATCTGCTCGTGATAGAAAAGAGCATTGTCACTCCCAATTCACCTGACTCCTATTTTTTGACCTATTTTTGTTCGAGTTGCCCGAGCACTCAAGCaaagtgtttttaaggcagaatttttttgcatttctgctgtactgaaagtgaaatattgTGGGTCCTGAGTGGCAAAGGGGCTGTGCCTTAGTGCAGAGCGAGGAGATGTGCCTTCTCCATGGGGCTCCTGGATAACAAAGAGATGCCATGGGAGAGCTGTGCCCTGGTGGAGGGCAGCGCCGTACAGCAGGACCccccaggaaaagaaaggaatgtccTAAAGATGGGGTGTTTGCTCATTGCCAGCCCCGCACAGTGCAGTGCCCAGCACCCACAGGCTTGGCGGGGATAAAGGCAGCACGGACTGATGGGGAAACACGTACAAATACCTTGATGTTTCTGCAGAGGgaagcaggacagggacaggccgATGGTCACTCAGCAGTTTCTCCTCCCCAGGGGTCGGGTGTCTAATGAGGTGACTCAGACAGAAAACCCACAGCCTTGagggcagaggctctgctgggtGAGAGGAGACGAGGGGAATTCTCCAGGGAAGGCTTCTCAGCTGCAGGGGATTGGAGGGAGGTTCCCGAATCCCTGCTCCCTCAGCAGTTCTTGTAGCAATCCCCTCCCCTACTATGTCCCTGCTGCTTGTAGTTGCCCTTGCTGggagctgcttctctgtccccACCTCTGTGCCCTGTCATCACTTGCAGACCCCATCCCACCCTTTGCGTGCTCACCTCTGCCTTGCAGACACCTCCCAAAGGCAGAGCACTGCCCATGGGCACCTCCATGTTAGCAGGCTCCAAACAGCATGTCACAAAGCCTGATGAAGCTGGAAGGGCGATGCTGGTGCTATCTGCAGACTGGCGGGTGGTGAAGGCACTTCCCGCGATTCCTCATAAACCTCCCAGTGGTGGCTTAGGAGCCCCAGCCCTTCTCTCAAACAGACAGCCTTATTTCCATTCCCGTCCAGACAAACAAAAACTCCAAGCACAGACTCAAGAAAGAACGGACTTAAGCAGGAAAAGTCTGCTCTGACCATACTCCTGTGAAGTCCCCTCCAGAGAAGTCTAGGGTGTGAGCAGGAGCTATGTGCAGCCCTGACCCACAAAGCACCCCCTTGACAGgcagaaggaccctgccctgctgggggtcactccttccacccacagcttctccctgcAGTGCCACGGGGAGCTCCTGGGCAGGCTGAGTGCTGACCccggcaggcagcagagtcctgaCCCAGCACACAGCGCCCAGGGGTGTAGGGACACGGCtcggaaggacagccctgggcaccctggggGGCACACCCTGGCTTCCCACCCAGCAGCCGTCCTTGGGAGAAGGGAGAtatcatgccctgtccctctgatggGGGACTCCAAGCACAGATGCAAGAAAGAACGGACTTGGCAGCTAATAGCTGCTCCAAAAGACATACCCCTCCTCCGCGTTAGAGAAGCCAGCAGAGACACATCATATCAGCCATGGGATGTGCCAGCTCTAGAAGTGCCCTCCAGCATTCTCATCTGCCTtgtcctgcagccagagacttaccgcATTAAGGGCTATTGGGGGATCTCTCCTGCAATGAGATTTCAGCTGTCTTCCCACCTCAGAGAGCTCTTAAAACcctgctctctcctttccccttgtCACCTGCaggcagtgtccccagccctgctgcactTTGCAggtgagctgctcctgggcagagctgtctcactGCAGCCCCTTGTCTTTATCCAGTGGGCAGTTGGTTGCTCACCCATAGACGCTTGGTGATGATGGGGGTGCCAGAGGTGGTCCAAGACATGTGCAAGCGTGTGCAAGCTCTGATGGAAAATCTCTGATAAACCCACATCCTCCCTGAGCATCAACTGAGGCCAGAGGGGCAAGAAGGATATCCTCAGCCATCCTGAACGCTCCCTTTGGGCATCCTGAATGTGCCTTTGTCAAGTACCTCCCTGGAGCATGCAGAGCTACTCAGGTGACGAAATGCAGGAGTGCCCCAGAAGGGCCCCCTAGACTCCATCCACTGAATTTGCTGGAGTTCAAGGCACTGCAAAGCTAAGACGCACCCACACCCTTACACTGAAGTCACCGAGTTTTCATGGCACAAAAAGAAGTGTAGTGTCATGGCAAGGCTCTGGGGTGCAGAGCGTCCTCACATGGAGCTGGCAAATGCAGCACAGGGCCATCAGGAAAGCCATGCTCTCCTCCCGTGGGTGCAGGGCAGAGAGCCCAGGGCCTTCCAAAGGGGTCTGGTGCCTGTGTAGCAGCATCTGAACACCCATAGCAGGGCACAGAGGCAAGGTCCATCCTGGCTACATCCAAGGACGCTACAGGAAGGGGAGGCTCCAGGATGGGGAGGCTCTCTCAAGTGCATGGACATTGAcggatgcagcaggaggaagaaacacGATGAGTTAGAGACCTGTGTGTAGCTGAGGGCTACAAACTTGCTGGGACCATGGAGACACGCTGGAATGGCTCCCATGACTGGACTGCTGTGATGGAGGCacacaggctctttaggaaggacagcctgggaagaggaggatggggagcttCCCTGTacgtgagagagcagctggagtgtgtggagctctgcctggggatgggtggGGAGCCAAATGAGAGCTTTTGGGAGAGGATTCAAgagaggacaggtaaaggtgatgttacagtgggtgtCTGACCTGACCGGGAAGACCACGTGGATCACGCCCTcaacagacagacagcagcagcctggtgttcaCAGTCCCTGCAAACACAGGCAGGGATTTTCCTTAAAGAGAAAGATCTTACTTCcgtttttgttttcagtttcccgctgttggcagggagagaaatgttAAGGCAGATGTCCCACTTGGACAGGAGCCTGACTTCCCTAGAGTGTTACATCAAGAATTCCGTAGGTCTGTGAGGAACCTCATAAAGTCCCTTCAGCCACCGCTCCGTCTACAAACAGCACCAACGCCACCTTTGTCGGATCATTGGGGTTTAGCACCAAAACCATGGAGAGGCACGTGCACAGCGCCCTGCCGTGGGGAGGTTTTTGTGGGGCAGACAGTAACGGTAGAGCTGGGAGAGTTGAATCCTTCCCAAGGATCTTCTCTCTCAGAGGCAAATGACctggggctcttcctggggcagtgtcaTGTGGGGTGTGCGATGCAGAGTGTAGTACCACACCTCCCAGCCGCCCTGCGGGGGTGCAAAGAAGTACCAATGGCCCAGTTCCATGAGACTgatgtgtctcctttcaggctttgGTGGCAGTGACAACTGGTACGGCTAAGGGGACCAAGACCTCACTTCTGCTggggccttcctgccctgccactgcccttgcCTGTGTCCATCGCAGGCTGCCCTACGCTGTCCTACACCTGCCGCCATTTCCAACCTACTTCTCCACCTTGTTCCCACCgtgacatctctctgcctttactggtagctcttcttcttccctgctcttGCCTTGAAACACCCGGcattgcgctgatccaggctcctcAGGGTGACCTGttctaccacagcactgcccttcaagggacatttccttctccttatggtCAATCTCGACTTCCCAAGCGGCACTTTGCGATGGTTTTCCTTTCTCAGGTGGTTTCCAAATACCAAGGAAAGCTctgtcatctctgaaaccacctgGAAACCACCTGAAACTGCTACTTTCAGGCTACTCTCTTACTGTCGTGAACTAGAGAGGTCCACGTCCCTCGGCCTCTCCACACAGgccacgtgctttgcagacatcctctggacactctccatttCCTCCCCAGTCCTCCAGAAGAGGAAACCCCACATGGGAACACATTATGATCACCGGTCCTTCTTGATGCACACAGATTATTGGGGAGAGATGGGATCCCCCTATctagaagaggaaggagaagcttTGCTGGCAGATTGGCTGACTTCGTGAAACGTGCTTGGTCCATACAAACTTGGCGGGGAGGGTCAAAGCCATGAAATGCAACAGGGTGGATGAGCAAACCCAGCGCATGAGTGAAGAATGCCCCCCAACCCTTCAAAAGATTCTGCCCAAATGGTGAGACAGTCGACGGTTCAACTGAAGTGTCTGTGTCCCAATGCACACAGCacggggaacaaacaggaggagctgaaaGCCGCTGGGCAGCTGGAAAGCTCCAGGCTAATCACTGTCACTGAAACAGGGTGGGATGAATCACATGACTGGAGCACTACAACTGATGGCTATAAACTGTTCAGGAGGcacccaaaagaaaagaaatgtgggaGGGATTGCCCTCCAGCTAAACGCAATGGATAAATCACACAGATCTCTCCCTGAAAGACAGCAATGCACAAATCAAGAGTTCCCAAGTGAAAACCAGAGACCAAGCCAACAAAGGAATCCTCGTGGCTGGTGTCTACAACAGGCTGCCTGGTCAAGAGGAGCCTGTTGATGAAGGGTTTTAACTTCAGCTGCAGGAAGCATCACTCTCCCAGGCCTGGATCTGGCTGGGGGATTTCAATgcccctgacatctgctggaaaagccccACAGGAACCTGCAAGCAGGATTAGGATATCTTCCTAATCCAGGTGACAGAAATACCAGAGGAGAAGCATTACTAGTCCTGTTGCTCAAAAACTGAGAAATGTATTGAAGAGACCAAAactggtggcagcctgggctgcagtgttcaTGGCCTGGTGGAATTCATGACCTGAAAGGATATATGCCAGGTGAAAAGTAGAGTCAAGAATCTAAACCTTGGGGAGGAAACCTTCAGGGTTTTTAGTAAGTGGTAAACGGGACACATGTGAACCTCTGGaatttcatcaaggccaagtgcaatgttCTGCACcaatccccagtatcaagacagactgggggatgaatggattgagagcagccctgtgaagaaggacttggggatactggtgggtgagaaaatggacatgagctggcaatgtgtgcttgaaaagccaatcataccctgggctgcatcaaaagaagcgtagaggaaggggattctccctctctacggTGATCCCATGCTACTTCACCTGGAAGATGATGTCCAGTTCTtcagcagcacaagaaagacatggacctaaAAGAGGGTCAAGAGAAGGATCACAAAAACAGCTTGAGGGCTGGAAtaactctcctatgaagaaaggctgacagctggggttattcagcctggaaacaaaaagctcagaggaaatcttcctgtggcctttcaatacctaaagaaggcttaaaaggaagagagagggacatTTTACCAGGGACAGTAatgccaggacaagggacaatggttttaaactgaatgagggaagatttgtattggatataaggaagaaatgtttcacagtgagggagatgaggcactggaaaaggttgctccgtgaagctgtggatgccccattgctaggagtgttcaaggccaggttggatggggctttgagccacctggtctagtgggaggagtccctgcccagggcagggggtttggaactagataatctttaagaccccttcctacccaaaccgttgtatgattctatgattccgtgattctatgaatagtCCTCCCAACTACGTGTCATCAACAGACCCGAGCAGGGTTGCTTCCTCCAGGTTACCTTCTAAAAGCAAACGATATAAATtgcagaggatgcagaaaagaCTCCTGTGCTGCTCCACTTGTCAATGACCTGGGGTAGGGTTCAACTTTATGATCAATGGAGATGAAGTAAATACAGCAGATGGAGAAGATGAAAGTCACAAATAAAATGGTGGAGTGTGGCCACATAAGATTGTGCCTGAGAGCAAGGAGGTGTGCCAAGAACCACTGATCCATGGcccagctgccagctgcaggccgGATCTGTCCCTCATCAGGGCTTCATAATGCAGCTGTCAGCAGACAGGCATGTGGTGATCAGAGGACATCATCACCAGGAGTCAGCACTGGCCAAGCCCCACTGCCCAAcacggccccacagccctgcagtgCAGGCACTACCTAGAGCAGGGTGCATTCATGAGGTGGAGAGAGGTCCACACCCGCACAGTCCCCATGGCCGCCCTCCgagccaccacccccagcagacACCCACTTGTCAGCTCCCCTCCCCATGCCAAGGGGCAGTGTCTTCAGGGTAGCCAGGGAACATGGCACCGAccagctcctctctcctgcacctttgatgacttgcttccttctccaggagacctggctctgccccacatgcccactaGGGAGTGTCTTCACCCTGCATGGTCACAGAGCTCCActaacattggggttttcctctcctcggcacttcccacaccactccagacccTCTCTGGCTCTCTCCCACcaaccctgccctctccccagcccagcccaaaagagccccctggtctgggctggccccacagcagtgctccccacagggtcctgcagagctctgggcactccccccacagccccagcccctctgacgggcaccgcagctgctgggggcagagagggctctcagcctccccatcaccccagggctggagctggccccaagggccagcagaggccactcactctctggctctcctgccttcagctgcagctgatccccagcccaaactgcctttgccgcgctctgcctccccgcctgccctgctctccaggacagcaggagagtcctggccctggggctcctcaggcagctcccgcatctctccagtctcccttccctctgcccactacatcttcactgcctcccacggccctgcagagtcctggcttgtgggtacCTGGCTGTAGTTATTTGTTCTGGAGGGACCTAATCTCTGAGACTTAAACTCTTGGAAATCATTCACTTCCCACCCCAGCGTACAAGGGGTGTTCCCCTCTTTTCCTGACCACTCCAGCGTCCTGTCTTTTCTACATGGACTGATATCTGccatcatacctgtgacagcctgaggaatgGGACTGGTCACTCATGTACTATTTCCACTGATCTTGGACACCACGAAGAGAGCCTTCAACTAAGTGCTTGGTATCTCACTAATCTCAGTGATTCGTCGAGATTATTCCCccaaagacaaggagaaaacaaggtggaaagatGCTTGGAAAGTCCAATACCTTGGGCTTGTTCTTAGCCCCAACTTTATTAAAGGAGAGCCCAGTCTTCAGACATCATCCTCAGGAGATACCCTTTTATTGCAGATATGCTATTAGGGAGGTAACATGTGACACATTGTTCTTCAAGGATCAGACACAACAGGACAAATCCTCAAGAGAAGTGCTATGAACCCAAACAACTACCTCAAAGAATGattatcagagaaaaaacaaaggcaaaaacctGGCCTAGAATAAACCTTTGGATCTACACAGAGAACAGGAGGCCCGTTATTGTTACTGCCTCAGGATCCATCAGAtgagtttcctcagggcatccttgagctcccggttcctcatgctgtagatgagggggttcactgccggaggcaccacTGAATACACAACAGCCATCACCAGATCGAGGAATGGGGAcgagatggaggagggcttcaggtaggcaaatgtggcagtgctgagaaacagagagaccacggccaggtgagggaggcacgtggaaaaggctttgtgtcgtccctgctctgaggggatcctcagcacagccctgaagatctgcacataggacaccacaatgaaaacaaaacacgcaaagaataaacaggcactgaATAgaataagcccaacttccctgaggtagtctgagtctgagcaggagagcttgaggatctgggggatttcacagaagaactggtcgagggcattgccttggcagaggggtattgaaaatgtattggccgtgtgcaggagagcactgagaaagccactgccccaggcagctgctgccatgtggacacaagctctgctgcccaggagggacccatagtgcaggggtttgcagatggcaacgtagcggtcgtaggccatgactgtcagaagataaaactctgctgccaacaaggtgagaaagagaaagagctgggcagcacatcctgagtaggagatggccctggtgtcccagagggaattggccatggctttgggcagagtggtggagatgcagcccaggtcgaggagggcgaggttgaggaggaagaagtacatgggggtgtggaggcggtggtcacaggctacggcagtgatgatgaggccattgcccaggagggcagcca
Above is a genomic segment from Chroicocephalus ridibundus chromosome 18, bChrRid1.1, whole genome shotgun sequence containing:
- the LOC134524970 gene encoding olfactory receptor 14J1-like, producing the protein MSNGSSITHFLLLAFADARELQLLHFWLFLAIYLAALLGNGLIITAVACDHRLHTPMYFFLLNLALLDLGCISTTLPKAMANSLWDTRAISYSGCAAQLFLFLTLLAAEFYLLTVMAYDRYVAICKPLHYGSLLGSRACVHMAAAAWGSGFLSALLHTANTFSIPLCQGNALDQFFCEIPQILKLSCSDSDYLREVGLILFSACLFFACFVFIVVSYVQIFRAVLRIPSEQGRHKAFSTCLPHLAVVSLFLSTATFAYLKPSSISSPFLDLVMAVVYSVVPPAVNPLIYSMRNRELKDALRKLI